The Raphanus sativus cultivar WK10039 chromosome 2, ASM80110v3, whole genome shotgun sequence genome includes a region encoding these proteins:
- the LOC108842991 gene encoding PAMP-induced secreted peptide 1-like — protein sequence MRRVSWSTVLIVVMIVSLLVVEHVVLPAEAGRVLTDKLVDGRGTVMRVEKMKSTVDYWFQRLASGPSPSGRGH from the coding sequence ATGAGGAGAGTTAGCTGGTCTACTGTTTTGATCGTGGTGATGATTGTGTCGTTATTGGTGGTAGAACACGTAGTGCTTCCGGCCGAGGCGGGGAGGGTTCTAACGGATAAGTTGGTCGACGGAAGAGGGACGGTGATGAGGGTGGAGAAGATGAAGTCGACGGTGGATTACTGGTTTCAGCGTTTGGCTTCGGGTCCGAGTCCAAGTGGTCGCGGCCATTAA